In the Granulosicoccus antarcticus IMCC3135 genome, AGATGATCTTCTTTTCGTGAGTCTGAGCGTTCGTCAGTACTGAGGCACGCCCTACCTCGGAGCCGGTACCGGCTGTAGTGGGTACGGCCACGATCGGATCGATGCCATCCGGATCAGCGCGCGTCCACCAGTCACCGATGTCCTCGAAGTCCCATAGCGGTCTTGTCTGACGTGACATGAAAGCCAGAGCCTTGCCCAGATCCAGCGCCGAACCGCCGCCGAAAGCCACCACACCATCATGCCCACCTGCGCGGTAGACAGCCAGGCCGGCATCGACGTTTTCACCCGATGGGTTCATGTCGACATCGGCAAACATCGCTCGGCCCAGGCCTGCCGCTTCCAGCAAATCCAGGGCCGATTGCGTTATGGGCAGATCCTTCAAACCTCGGTCTGTGACGAGCAGGGGTTTGCTGATTCCGACAGCCTGACAGGCGTCGGCGATTTCCTTGATACGTCCGGCACCAAATCGAATCGGTGTCGGGTAGTTCCAATTGCCACTAAGTTGCATAGGGGTCGCTCTGCTCGTTTCCAGTAAAGATTCAGTCGCTTCAGGACTGTTTTTTGAAATGGTAGGATTTGGGTCGCGTGACACTGTGATATCCCAGCTCGGACAAACCGGCACCACGCCCGGTGTCCTTGCAACCCGTCCAGCACAGCGAGGGGTCGAGGTAGTCACAGCGATTCATGAAGACGGTGCCTGTTGCGCCCATTCACGTTGCGCCTGGGTAGCCGCACTCAGCTTTACAGCCGCCTCTTCACGTGTCATGACGGCACGCGAAGCATAGACGCTACCGTCTATCGGGGAAATACACTCCAGAGTCTTGCGAGTACTCATGAACGTTCAAAACCTCTTCGAATTTCGTATTCAGTCACAATGCGATCGAACTCTTCCTGTTCCCAACGTGCTGCGCGCACGTAGTGATCCACCACCTCATCGCCCAGCGCGGAGCGTAGCATTGACGAGCCATCAAGGGCTGCCGTGGCATCACGTAAATTATTGGGAATTTCGGTTGTCTGCGTATCACCATAGGCGTCCCCGTTATAGACAGGCGGCAGACTCAGAGATTGTTCGATGCCGGCAATACCGGCTGCTATCTGCGAGGCCAGAGCCAGATAGGGGTTCATGTCCGAACCGCCGATACGACATTCGATTCGTACATTGTCGCTATCGGGTGCCACGATACGAAAACCTGCGGTGCGGTTGTCGATTGACCAGATGATGCGCGTCGGTGCAAAAGTACCCTTGGCAAAGCGTTTATAGGAATTGATATAGGGAGCCAGAAACACGGTAGAGTCAGACGCGTAAGTCAGCAATCCTGCCAGATACTGCCGCATGAGAGTCGACATGCCGTGCGGTGCGTCCGCATCAAAAAATGCCGGTTTGCCCTCATCGCTGCGCAGTGATTGGTGTATATGGCTGGAGGAGCCCACCAGATCTTCATGTGGCTTGGCGACAAAGCTGACACTGCAACCCGTATTCCAGGCAATTTCCTTGGTGGCATGCTTGGCCAGACTGTGGGTATCAGCCATGTCCAGAGCATCCGAATAGCGCAGATTCAGCTCCGCCTGCCCCGCTTCTGCTTCCCCTTTGGTACCTTCCACCGGTACGCCAGCTGCATAAAGCTGGTTGCGCAGCGGCCGCATGAAACCTTCTTCACGAGCTGTCTGCAGGATGTGGTAATCCTCGTTATAGGCACTGATAGGTGTCAGATCACGATACTGCTTTTCACGGGCCTGCTCATAGGTTTCCCGATAGACAAAGAATTCCAGCTCGGTCGCTGCGATGCAATTCAGGCCCAGGGCCTTCAGTCGTTCTATCTGTCGTTTGAGCATGGCACGCGGTGAGTGCGGCACCTCTGCATGCGTTTTATGATCCAGCACATCACACAACACCATAGCCGCCCCTTCAGCCCAGGGAGTCCGGCGCAAAGTGCTCATGTCTGGCTTCATGATGTAATCGCCGTAGCCCGCCGACCAGCTGGTGGAGGCATAACCATCCGGCGTGGCCATCTCAAAATCAGTTGCCAGCAGATAATTGCAGCAATGAGTTTCCTTGTAGGCGGTTTCCAGAAAGTTACTGACATGGAAACGCTTGCCGAGCAAACGCCCCTGCATGTCTACCATGGCGACAACAACTGTATCGATCGTGCCATCGTCCGCTGCACTCTTCAGTGCATCAAGGGTCAAGTTTCCGGGCATGTTTTTACCGTTGAATGAGAAACGCACCTGAGGGTTGTCAGGTGCGCAAGTGGAACAAAATCAAATCCGTAGGACTACGGGCTCTTCACCTGATCAGCTATAGCGATAAGGTCGACCGGCTTTTTCCATGACCGCATTGTATTGCTTGAATATCTCAACCACCTTGGCTTTGGTTTCCGACTCAGCGGCAATTTCGTCCCAGAACTTGATAGCTGCGGTTTCAACCGTTGCCCATTCCTCATCGGGAATCGTGGTCAGCTCCATATCCGGACCGTTGACACGCAGATCTGCCTCACCGCCCCAATACCACCACTGGCGATAATAGTGCGAGCTATCCATGGTCAGCTTGAGCAGCTCCTGCAGATGCGGTGGCAGCTCCTGATACTTGTCCATATTGGCGTAGAAAGAGCCAGCCCAGGCACCGGAGATATTGTTGGTCAGAAAATAATTGGTGACATCAGACCAGCCCACCGTGTAATCCTCAGTGATACCTGACCAGGCGACACCATCCAGCTCACCGGTTTGCACCGCGACTTCGATATCTTCCCAAGGCAGAGTGACGGGTACAACACCGAACTGATTCAGGAAACGTCCCGCGGTCGGGAAGGTAAATACCCGCTTGCCCTTCAGGTCTTCCAGGCTGCGAATCGGATCTTTGGTTGCAAAATGGCAGGGATCCCAGGCACCTGCAGAGAGCCATTTGACACCGACTTTTTCATATTCTTCCTCCCAGATCTTGCCCAGTCCGTACTGATTGAACAGTACCGGCACATCCAGTGAATAGCGACTGGCAAACGGGAAATAACCACCGAATACCGTTACTTCAGTCGGCGAGGCCATGGAGTCATCGTCGGATTGAACCGCATCGATCGTGCCCTTCTGCAAGGCACGGAACAGTTCGCCGGTGGGCACCAGCTGATCGGCGAAATACAACTCGATCTCCATTTCATCGCCCGCAATCTTGTTGAACGAATCAATCGCCGGCTTGATGACATGTTCAGCCAATGCAGGGCCTGCATAGGTCTGCATACGCCACTTGATCTTTGATTGAGCATGGATAGCAGGTGCACCGAGAATGGTCCCGGTACCGACAGCAGCCGTACCGGCTGCAGCTTTTGACAAGAACTTGCGACGTGTACTCATGTTCACTCTCCTCAGTCTTGGTTTCAGTTAAGTCTGTTCAGACATGCCTAGGCATGCGCTATCAAATCACAATCTATCTACTTTCCATAAACCGTATGCGGCAACCACAGTGCAATATCCGGGAAGCGCATGACAATGGCCAAACCGACAACCATGACCAGTACAAACGGCACAATGGATCGGTAGATATCCTTCAAAGTGATTTCCGGAGGCGCCATCGCCCGCATCAGAAACAGGTTGTATCCGAATGGCGGCGTCATATAGGCGATCTGTGTGGTCATGGTGTACAGCACACCGTACCAGATAAGATCGAACCCCAATGACTGTACCAGCGGTACATAGAGCGGTGCAACGATGACCAGCATGGCGGTGTCATCCAGAAAGGTCCCCATCAGGATGAACGACAACTGCATCAGAATAAGTATGGTCCACGGACTAAGACCCAGACGTTCGGTGAACAGATCCTCGATGGCTCGTACCGCGCCCAGACCATCAAACACCGCACCAAAACACAGCGCCGCCAGAATGATCCACATGAACATGCAACTGATGGCCAGCGTCTGTCGCACCGAGGTTTCAAACACGACTTTTGACATCCGGCCTTTCACTATTGCAGCCAGAAGGGCTGTCATGGCACCAATAGCCGAACTTTCCACCAGACTGGTCCAGCCATTGACGAACGGCACCATCATGGCGGCGAATATCAATAACGGCAGAGCTCCTGCACCCAGCAGACGAATTTTTTCGCGACGTGGAACGTTACGCTCTTCGAGTGGCAGTGCAGGCCCCAGATGCGGCTGGAACTTGCAACGCACCACGATGTAGATCACGAACAAGGCAGCCATCATGAGTCCCGGCATCACGCCTGCCAGCCAGAGCTGTCCGACGGGTTGACGCGCAATCATGGCGTACAGCACCAGCACCACTGATGGCGGCACAAGAATCCCCAGGGAAGAACCAGCCTGCACCACACCTGTCACCAGCTGTTTGTCGTAACCGCGTCGCAGCAATTCGGGCAAGGCAATGGTGGCACCAATAGCCATGCCTGCCACTGACAGACCGTTCATGGCAGAGACCAGCACCATCAGGCCAATGGTACCGATGGCCAGTCCCCCACTAAGCGAGCCCATCCAGACATGAAACATGCGGTACAGATCATTCGCCAGACCGGACTCCGATAATATATAGCCCATGAAGATGAACATCGGCAAGGTCAGCAGCGGATACCATTTCATCAGCTTCATGGCGGCTGTAAAGCCAAAGTCGGAACCGCCGGTGCCATACAACAGAACAGCGGCAATGACCCCGACTGAACCAATGGCTGCGAACACGCGCTGACCCGTCATCAGCATCAGCATCATTGACGAGAACATCAGGATGGCGATGAGTTCGTAAGACATCTAGAGAAAGTTACTCGCTGCGTCGAGCATCACCACAATCGGGTGATGCGGGTGAACCGGGGTAGCCATCACGACAAGGCAACCCCACGGATGCGGGCAATATCCCGGATAAATTCTGCCAGCGCCTGCAACAGCATCAAAAAGATGCCCAGACACATGACACTCTTGATGGGCCACATTTCCGGGCGCCAGGCAGTGGGACTACGTTCCCCGTATTCGAGCGCATAAGCCAGACTCTCAATTCCCCCGTAGAGCAGAACGCCCAGATAGAAGATCAGAAAGAAGACCGTAAATGCATCCATCCATGCCTTGCCGCGTGGACCCCAGCTGCCATAGAGCAGATCCATTCTTACATGTGAATCCAGCTGCATCGCATAGGGGCCGCCCAGAATGAAATAGGCCACCATGACAAACTGCGCCATCTCCAGCGTCCACAGAGAAGGCAGAAAAAATGTCTTGGAAATCGAGGACCACAACAGAATACCGATCATCACGAAGATCAGATACATGGCCATGCGGCCGAGCCTGTAGTTGACAGCATCCACGAATCGGATGAACTTCAATGCAAACGTTGGCATTGCTCAGGCATTGTGGTCAGTAAATGTCATGGGAGGATACTGTGCCGAGACAAGGCCTGTGTCAAGTCTTAGACGCTCAGGGCCCGTAATATGGCTAAGTTATTGTTTTACGAGCACTCAAGCTCCATTTCGGAGCAGTTGCACCCATAGGACTACATGGGCCGCGACAGATAGAACTCGTCGTCAAACAACAGCACGGCTTGGGGAAAATACACAACCAGGATGGTGATGATCATGCCCTCCAGAGTGGCCTCGCCACTTGCCAGCAGCAAGTGCAAACCGGTTCGTTCTGAAAACAGGGTGGACAGAATAGGTGTATCCACCGACACAGACCAGACGGCAAGCCCGACACACTGCTGCACCGCGTACACCGTAAACAAGCCAATAAAGCTGCAACCCAACAGAAAGATAAACGGATTGGCAGGCAAGTACCGACGGCTTAGATTTACCACGAATATCATCAGCCAGATAGGCAACAGGGCATCCACCAACAGAACCACCCCTGCATTGGCCCAGGGCTGCGTAATCAGCAGCAACAGAGTCATGGATAACAGCGCTCGCGAGTACCCCAGGGTCAGAGCCATGAAGGCTGCACCTGAATATTTCAGAGTCACCCCTTCGGGCAAGTCTCGAGTGCACAGCAAGATACCGAAGATCAAGCCCGTCAACCCTATCCAGATGAAAAGATCGTCCCGTGACATCTTTTCGATTCCCGAACGACGCACGGCGTCCAGCAAGCAAGGAAGCAGTATCAGCAGGCAGGCATATTGGAGAGCGATCACAAGGGCTAATCGATGAAATTTTTTCTAATCGCGCAGACTTCGACCTATTCGGCCTTTGGGAGTTTCGGTGGCAGCCAGATACCAGGTCATGCCGCAGCTAATCGCAAATAGTGCCCAAAAGACGAGAAAACCCAAGGTATAGGCCGCAGGACGACTGTCTTCAAGATGCACCTGCACCCACTCTATCTGCAAAGGGTCAATCACCGAAAACAACAAGCCGACGGCTATTGCCGCGCCAATGAAAGCGGGCCATAGCACCTGCATGAGACCACGTACCAGAAGGCCCTTGCCCGGATCAGGATTTGAGCCCTGTGAGGCTAATGGTATATCGGTAGACACCTTTGATTCCAACATGGGCAGAACACTCCGACGGGTCGAAACAACAAATGCGAGTCTACTTGAACTCAGAATGATTAAAAACTTCTTCCGGCAGCTTCGCCGCCATGGATAAGTTCGCGCGGTCTCCTACTTCGATCAGCTGACTGACCAATCGCCAGGGAGCATTGTCGATGGGTTGCAAGTGTATGCGAAATTTTCCTTTTTCCGGCAAGCTCACGCCTGCTGCCAGGAATCTATCGCCACCAATGGATTGCAGCACCACCTCACCATCACGCTCAGCCTGTGTAACATGGACCCACCGCATTTGCATCGCGGTTGGCCAGTGGAAACCAGCCTCCATGGTCATCGCCTCAGCCGACAACTGCTCGGGCAATGCAGGCATCTTGCGCGACAGATCCAGTACCAACCCTTCCTCGGTACGGGTCACTGTTGCCGCCAGCCCCAGCAATGAGGCCGATCGATCACGCTCGATGCGCTGATTGATACCCTTGCCTTCCGCGTAATAGTCATCGACCACCAGTGAATTATTGGTAGTCAGTGCCAGGTACACCATCATGATGCCCAGTAACACGGAGATCAGAGGGAAGCTGATCAGAAACCATGGCCAGCCGTAGCGATACCACGGCTTGGTCTGGCGGTCCGAATCATCGATTGGAGTATTGATGGCAGTGCTCATGGTTAAAAAAAATCTACTCAAACATTTCTGGTAGAAAAAAGGAAGTCTTGGAGGTTTGAACAACGGAGCTGTCATCAACCGCCTCGACAGCGATCATGATCAGATTACTGCCCGCATCACCCGCATCCGGTTCAGCACGCACACGTAACGCAATCGTACGGTTGGAGGCAGAAGCTACCTCAATCGTATCGACCGTATCTATATGCAATGTTGGCAGGCCTGTGACAGACACCTTGAATGTGCGATCAAACTCGGCACTGTTGATGAGATTGAGACGGTAGACATTTTCGATCACGCCGTTCTTGACCTCTCTGGACAACGCCCCACGGTCACGCATGACATCCAGCATGACCGGCACACGGGTAGCGATGTGTCCAATCAGCACTCCGGTCACTGTCAGCAGAATCACACTGTAAATGAGTATCCGAGGTCGAAAGACGCGCCGCCACAACTGGGCACGCGTCCAGCCGTTTTCCATACCATTGAGCGTGTCATAGCGGATCAAACCTTTGGGACTGCCTACTTTTTCCATGACCTGATCACAGGCATCGATACAAGCTGCACAGCCAATGCATTCGTACTGCTGGCCATCTCGAATATCGATGCCGGTAGGACACACCTGCACACACAGGCTGCAATCCACACAGTCACCACGCCCTTCGACGCTGGATTTTTTAGAGCGCGCACCGCGCGGCTCGCCACGGCCAGGATCGTAGGTGATAACCCAGGTATCGTTGTCGAACATGACGCCCTGAAAACGTGCATAGGGGCACATGTACTTGCACACCTGCTCGCGCAGAAAGCCAGCGTTACCGTAAGTGGCAAAACCGTAAAACACGATCCAGAACATCTGCCAGGAACCCAGTGACAAAGTGACAAATTGCCCCAGCATGTCGCGTATAGGTGTGAAATAACCAACGAAGGTGATTCCTGTCCATAGAGCGAAGGCGATCCAGGCACCGTGTTTGGCAATTTTCAAGCGCAGCTTGTGCGCCGAAAAAGCCGAGGCATCCAGTTTCATGCGACGGGCACGATCGCCTTCGATCTTGCGCTCTATCCACATGAATATTTCGGTATAAACCGTTTGCGGGCAGGCAAAACCACACCACACCCGACCAGCAACCGCCGTAAACAGAAACAGCGACATTGCCGAGATAATGAGAAGGGCTGCCAGATAAATGAAATCCTGTGGGTACAGGATGAGCCCGAAAATATGGAACTTGCGGGCAGCCAGATCAAACAAGACAGCCTGACGGTCGTTCCATGACAACCATGGCAGACCGTAGAACAGCACCTGCGTCAACCAGACAAAAATCCAACGCCACTTGGCAAAAAGACCTGTCACAGAGCGCATGTACACCTTGCGGCTCACTTCCAGCAGCAATTGCTCTTGTCGCTTGCTGCCGGGCGAAGTAGATGTAGACATTGGTTGACCGTTCAGTTTAGTGGATGGCTACGCGGTGGCACGCGCAGCCATCACAGGGGTCACAAACTAGTTGGTTTGTGTTGTGCTCTCATCAGAATTTGACAAGCTCCAGATATAGGCTGCCAGTACATGCGCCTTGCCCTCATCCAGTAGATTTCCGAAAGATGGCATGCGATTGTTAAAACCATTACTGATCGCATCTTCAATCGATTTGCGTGAACCGCCATACAGCCAGGTGTCATCCGTCAGATTGGGAGCACCTACCGCCGCGACACCTTTCCCATCTGCGCCATGACAAGCTGCACAAACAGCAAATTTAGGCTTGGCTTTCGCCGCCAGGATGGCATCATGCCGGCTGTCGGATAATGACAGTACATAGTTGGCCATCGCTTCCACATCAGCGGGTGTATTACCGATGGCCGCAGCCATTGCCGGCATCACCGCGTTACGACCGTTAAGTACCGTGTGCTTGATGTATTCCGGATCACCGGCTCCCAGCCAGTCATTGTCGGACAGATTGGGAAACGAGCGACTGCCGCGCGCATCGGAACCATGACACTGACTGCAATAGGTCAGAAACAGACGTTCCCCCATGGCTTGTGCCTCGGGATCTTTTGCCACTTCTGCAATATCCTGAGCCATATAGCCGGCAAACAACGGCGCCGTCACCTCATCCATCTTGGCCACTTCGTCATCGTACTGCCCGTTTTGCGTCCAATTCAGTGTGCCTTTGAACGTACCCAGTCCCGGATACAGAATCAGGTAGCCAACCCCGAAAACACACGTGATGTAGAACAGATACAACCACCAGCGAGGCAAGGGATTGTTCAGCTCACGCAGATTTTCATCCCATACATGTCCGGTGGACTCGACCACGCCATCAACTGCAGGTGGCACTTTCGCCCGGGATGTCACCCATGCCAGCAGAAAGCAGGCAAGAATGGAAATGATGGTTATAGCGGATACATAGTGACTCCAGAAACTACTTACAAAATCAGACATGCCGCACCTCCTGTTCTGCTGTTGCACGGGCCGCTGACTGGTCGGCGGATTTGATGCTGGATGAATTCCTTCTGTTTTCAGCCAGCTGTTCTTCGACAGTTCGCTCTTGCATGTCATCGTCAGCAAACGGCAGATTGGCCGCTTCATCAAAACGTTGTTTCTGACGTCCGCTGTAAGCCCACCATACGATCAATAGAAATACGACAAAGCTGACGACGGTGATTACCACCCTCATGTCCATGATTTCCACTACTGCACCCCATTGCCGGCAGTACCCATCACTTGCAGATAGGCGATCAGAGCATCAAGCTCATTCTTGCCTTCCAGCATGCTCGGACCTGCAGCTATCTGTTCATCGGTATAAGGATGGCCCAACATGCGCAGCACGTTCATCTTCTTCGTGACACCTTCTGGATCCAATGGAGACTTTGCGAGCCAAGGGTAAGCCGGCATGACTGATTCAGGCACCAGATCACGAGGGTTATTCATGTGAACACGGTGCCATTCATCGGTATAACGTCCACCTACACGATGCAGGTCTGGCCCCGTGCGTTTGCTGCCCCACTGGAACGGTCGGTCGTAAACGAATTCACCGGCCACCGAGTAAGGTCCATACCGTTCTGTCTCGGCACGAAAGGGACG is a window encoding:
- a CDS encoding glutamine synthetase family protein, whose translation is MPGNLTLDALKSAADDGTIDTVVVAMVDMQGRLLGKRFHVSNFLETAYKETHCCNYLLATDFEMATPDGYASTSWSAGYGDYIMKPDMSTLRRTPWAEGAAMVLCDVLDHKTHAEVPHSPRAMLKRQIERLKALGLNCIAATELEFFVYRETYEQAREKQYRDLTPISAYNEDYHILQTAREEGFMRPLRNQLYAAGVPVEGTKGEAEAGQAELNLRYSDALDMADTHSLAKHATKEIAWNTGCSVSFVAKPHEDLVGSSSHIHQSLRSDEGKPAFFDADAPHGMSTLMRQYLAGLLTYASDSTVFLAPYINSYKRFAKGTFAPTRIIWSIDNRTAGFRIVAPDSDNVRIECRIGGSDMNPYLALASQIAAGIAGIEQSLSLPPVYNGDAYGDTQTTEIPNNLRDATAALDGSSMLRSALGDEVVDHYVRAARWEQEEFDRIVTEYEIRRGFERS
- a CDS encoding TRAP transporter substrate-binding protein, producing the protein MSTRRKFLSKAAAGTAAVGTGTILGAPAIHAQSKIKWRMQTYAGPALAEHVIKPAIDSFNKIAGDEMEIELYFADQLVPTGELFRALQKGTIDAVQSDDDSMASPTEVTVFGGYFPFASRYSLDVPVLFNQYGLGKIWEEEYEKVGVKWLSAGAWDPCHFATKDPIRSLEDLKGKRVFTFPTAGRFLNQFGVVPVTLPWEDIEVAVQTGELDGVAWSGITEDYTVGWSDVTNYFLTNNISGAWAGSFYANMDKYQELPPHLQELLKLTMDSSHYYRQWWYWGGEADLRVNGPDMELTTIPDEEWATVETAAIKFWDEIAAESETKAKVVEIFKQYNAVMEKAGRPYRYS
- the ccoO gene encoding cytochrome-c oxidase, cbb3-type subunit II, which codes for MTHELIEKNIGLMAILIVLVVSVGGLVEIVPLFYQKSTTEPVAGLEPYDALQLTGRDVYVREGCYNCHSQMIRPFRAETERYGPYSVAGEFVYDRPFQWGSKRTGPDLHRVGGRYTDEWHRVHMNNPRDLVPESVMPAYPWLAKSPLDPEGVTKKMNVLRMLGHPYTDEQIAAGPSMLEGKNELDALIAYLQVMGTAGNGVQ
- the ccoP gene encoding cytochrome-c oxidase, cbb3-type subunit III translates to MSDFVSSFWSHYVSAITIISILACFLLAWVTSRAKVPPAVDGVVESTGHVWDENLRELNNPLPRWWLYLFYITCVFGVGYLILYPGLGTFKGTLNWTQNGQYDDEVAKMDEVTAPLFAGYMAQDIAEVAKDPEAQAMGERLFLTYCSQCHGSDARGSRSFPNLSDNDWLGAGDPEYIKHTVLNGRNAVMPAMAAAIGNTPADVEAMANYVLSLSDSRHDAILAAKAKPKFAVCAACHGADGKGVAAVGAPNLTDDTWLYGGSRKSIEDAISNGFNNRMPSFGNLLDEGKAHVLAAYIWSLSNSDESTTQTN
- a CDS encoding TRAP transporter small permease subunit is translated as MPTFALKFIRFVDAVNYRLGRMAMYLIFVMIGILLWSSISKTFFLPSLWTLEMAQFVMVAYFILGGPYAMQLDSHVRMDLLYGSWGPRGKAWMDAFTVFFLIFYLGVLLYGGIESLAYALEYGERSPTAWRPEMWPIKSVMCLGIFLMLLQALAEFIRDIARIRGVALS
- a CDS encoding FixH family protein → MSTAINTPIDDSDRQTKPWYRYGWPWFLISFPLISVLLGIMMVYLALTTNNSLVVDDYYAEGKGINQRIERDRSASLLGLAATVTRTEEGLVLDLSRKMPALPEQLSAEAMTMEAGFHWPTAMQMRWVHVTQAERDGEVVLQSIGGDRFLAAGVSLPEKGKFRIHLQPIDNAPWRLVSQLIEVGDRANLSMAAKLPEEVFNHSEFK
- a CDS encoding TRAP transporter large permease, with the protein product MSYELIAILMFSSMMLMLMTGQRVFAAIGSVGVIAAVLLYGTGGSDFGFTAAMKLMKWYPLLTLPMFIFMGYILSESGLANDLYRMFHVWMGSLSGGLAIGTIGLMVLVSAMNGLSVAGMAIGATIALPELLRRGYDKQLVTGVVQAGSSLGILVPPSVVLVLYAMIARQPVGQLWLAGVMPGLMMAALFVIYIVVRCKFQPHLGPALPLEERNVPRREKIRLLGAGALPLLIFAAMMVPFVNGWTSLVESSAIGAMTALLAAIVKGRMSKVVFETSVRQTLAISCMFMWIILAALCFGAVFDGLGAVRAIEDLFTERLGLSPWTILILMQLSFILMGTFLDDTAMLVIVAPLYVPLVQSLGFDLIWYGVLYTMTTQIAYMTPPFGYNLFLMRAMAPPEITLKDIYRSIVPFVLVMVVGLAIVMRFPDIALWLPHTVYGK
- the ccoG gene encoding cytochrome c oxidase accessory protein CcoG → MSTSTSPGSKRQEQLLLEVSRKVYMRSVTGLFAKWRWIFVWLTQVLFYGLPWLSWNDRQAVLFDLAARKFHIFGLILYPQDFIYLAALLIISAMSLFLFTAVAGRVWCGFACPQTVYTEIFMWIERKIEGDRARRMKLDASAFSAHKLRLKIAKHGAWIAFALWTGITFVGYFTPIRDMLGQFVTLSLGSWQMFWIVFYGFATYGNAGFLREQVCKYMCPYARFQGVMFDNDTWVITYDPGRGEPRGARSKKSSVEGRGDCVDCSLCVQVCPTGIDIRDGQQYECIGCAACIDACDQVMEKVGSPKGLIRYDTLNGMENGWTRAQLWRRVFRPRILIYSVILLTVTGVLIGHIATRVPVMLDVMRDRGALSREVKNGVIENVYRLNLINSAEFDRTFKVSVTGLPTLHIDTVDTIEVASASNRTIALRVRAEPDAGDAGSNLIMIAVEAVDDSSVVQTSKTSFFLPEMFE
- a CDS encoding cbb3-type cytochrome oxidase subunit 3 — encoded protein: MRVVITVVSFVVFLLIVWWAYSGRQKQRFDEAANLPFADDDMQERTVEEQLAENRRNSSSIKSADQSAARATAEQEVRHV